The Epinephelus lanceolatus isolate andai-2023 chromosome 14, ASM4190304v1, whole genome shotgun sequence region TAGTTTAGACGTTGCTATGAGAAATGTAGTAGTTGCATGTATTTGAATAAAAAAGTTGTACGTGATGTTTTCACCAAGAaagattgatggatggatgttatGTAAGAGTAGCCGAGATCTATCAGAATCAAAATCAGAATCAAAAATACTTTATTGTTCCAGAGGGGAAATTATGGTTTGTGACAGTCACGCCAATGTTAAGAATATTACATGTGAAGATGAACTGCTAATGCTGTTAGGACAAAGATTGAACAGATTCCTCTGACCTGCAACAGTGGAATGCAGCACTGCAGAGACTGCATCAGGAACCACAAGTCTTTCCATCTTTGCTCATCCACATCAGACAGGAGTGCCGACTAACAAGTAGCATAACAAAAAACCTCTTCCCAACATTCATGGACtggtaacgtaacaactgggtACAGAATTGGTACAACTGTACAGGCTAAACAAGATTGTTTAACTGTTGTCAATGTACATGTTGATTTGCTGTCATTCAGTGAGAGCAACACACTGTTAAGTGTCTTAGTctgcattctcggaacccatcggctgtattcggcgtctgacttccggcagacggcgataaagcctctgggggcagacccccgattttttggcattccagtttgaggagacgaatttccgtttccgacttcctttaatatataagtaaatatgctgaaccattgcaatggattcagagtttgcagtgacgccaattatgttccgcctcgttagttcaccgcatggagcgtttaacctggcaacaactgcagccggctcaaacgtgattgatcaatatcacgcggactacaaacagcctagcaccggaaaccagggctcttctgctcttcttccggaggcaagatctctgaggtttgcctacagactacgttcactgaatgtagagtctgtatatagacaCTACTACACCATCCACAGCACAGCCCTGTCAGTTTTTGGCAAGAAGCTGGGAAGGCCAAATGACTGGTTTGATGCCAGTTTAACAGAATTGGCTCCAATCCTCAACTGCCCCACTGAAAACAGCCTCGGGAGAAACCATCTCTGACCGCTCTAAACAACTTGACCGCTGGGTGGAACACTACTCGGTGCTTTACACCAGGGATAACATTGTCTCTGATGCAGCACTCAGGCATGTAGGGCGTTTCCCTGTAATGGAAGAGCTCAACATGGAACCAACTACTGAGGAGTTAGGTAAAGCAATTGACAGCTTGGCCAGCAGAAAAGCACCAGACAGTGATGGAATAAGTCCTCAAGTGCGGAAAGCCTGCTCTACTGCACAGACTCCACAGGCTCCTCTGCCTGTGCTGGTAGGAAGGCTCTGTCCCACAGGACATGAGAGATGCAAACATCATTACcctgtacaaaaataaaggagACAGGGGCAATTGTACAACTATCGTGGCATCTCCCTACTCAGCATCACTGGCAAACTCTTTGCTAGAGTTTTACTGGGTAGACTTCAAGTCCTGGCGGAGAGAATCTACTCTGAATCACAGGCAGGATTCAGGGCCGGAAGCTCTACCTTGGACATGATCTTCTCCCTGAGACAGCTGCAGGAGAAGTGCAGAGAGCAGCGAAAACCACTCTACATGGCCTTCATTGAGTTGACCAAGGCATTTGATCTTGTGAGCAGGAGCGGCCTCTTCCAACTGGTCAAACGGATAAGCTGCCCTCCAAAACTCCTCAGCACTCTTCGGTCCTTCCTGCATGCTGGTGCCCACTCTGTTTGGGATATTCTTTTCCCTTCTCCTGTACCAAGCCTTTGGAACGTCAACTGAAGGAGTCTACCTACACACTAGGACAGACAGCAAACTTTTCAACCTCTCCCGACTGAAAGCAAAAACGAAGGTCAGATCACTCATCATTCGGGAAATGCTGTTTGCTGATGATGCAACAGTGGCAGCACACTCCCAGAAACACCTGCAGGTCCTCACTGACCAGTTCAGTCACGCATGTCAGAACTTCAAAGTAACCATTAGCTTGAAGAAAACCAAGACCATGGGACAGGGTACTGAAACCCCCCCTTCCATCACCATTAACAGTTAGACACTGGAAGCTGTGAGCAGCTTTATCTACCTTGGGTCTACCATTACCAACAACCTGTCTCTTGATGCAGAAGTCAGCAGCCGGATCGGAAAAGCAGCCTCTACTTTTGGGAAACTTACATCTAGAGTATGGGACAATAACAAACTCTCCATCCATACAAAGATACAGGTGTACAGTGCCTGTGTCAGCAGCACACTCCTGTATGGTAGCGAAGCGTGGACCACATACTCGCGCCAAGAGCGGAGGTTAAATTCTTTCCATCTGCACTGCCTGAGACACATACTGGGCATCACGTGGCAGGACAGGATCACAGATACAGCGGTCCAAGAGAGGGCACAGCTCCCAACAATGTTCTCTCTTCTGAGGCAACGACGTCTCTGCTGGCTGGGCCATGTCCGCCAGATGCACGTTGGTCACATGCCAAAAGACATACTGTACGCAGAGCTAACATCTGGCAAAAGGCCAATTGGCCGCCCTCTGCTTCAGTATAAGGTTGTCTGCAAAAAGGACCTCAAATCCTTCAACATCAATCCTGCCACCAGGGGAAGATGCCGCTACAGACCGTCGTCTATGGCAGCAGGCACTCCGCACCGGACTGCAGACCCATGAAACAACCTTGtctcaacaaaaagaaacaaaaagaaatttgAGAAAGCAGCAAGTCATCATCACGTCCTCAACATCACAGAATCCGGCCTAcacttgtgacatctgtggccGGGTCTGCCACTCCCGGATTGGCCTTCACAGCCACAGAAGACGCTGTGTCCAAACCTAACTCCCAGGCACAAGAAATCTATGGTCTTACGAGACTGCGATgccgatgatgatgatgatgatgattagtCTGTAGTTAGGTTTATTTAGTTTGtagatttgtgtgtttatttttgtaagtaCTTGCGCTGGcccaaaaatatgttaaaaccaCTACACTACAATATTTAATcctaacaaaaacaataaaatgctaCAACCAACATATTAAATAATTTGTGCTTTCTGGTGTCCTCGCTCTGACAGAGCACCAGATTAGGAGGTTATATCAATCTTAAATGTAGCACATAGCCAAGATAACAGTATACAGTGTTCACTATGAGGACTACACtgtaatatataaaataacacCACAATGTTTTCAACATTTGAAATCctttattgccatgttaataaAATGGTCATGAAGTTATAAAACACATCAACAACAATTAGATgaacaaaacagtgaaaactgacaagataaaaactaatggaGTAAGGGAGCAGAGTTAAATACAATCAGGGTCTACTGTGGGATAAATTTATGATTTcagaaatgatttaaaataaaatacagagtcAGCTGAGTGGATGTCCTCTTGCAGATTGTTCCAGAGGCTCTCACAGCTCATAGGGACTCTAACGTTCATGGATGACACAAGTAAAAACCCATGCAGTGCATCAAGACTCAGCAatctaattttaaaaaaattacttttaaaCACAATATAAACAGTGTAAAGAGGCAAAAGCAGGTGTAATGTGAATCTTTCTCTTAGTTCTAGTTCTATCAACTTCAGCAATAGACCCAGAATACTAATACTGGATATAATAAATAGGGTTCTGCATTTGTACAGTAAATTCAAAGCAATAAGACAGTAATAAAACATTCAGAATGAAACTACTGCAACAGAGTAACTGCAGAAAATGTCATCAGTCATCTCATTGTTGAAGCTGACagtgctcattactgtgcattATTAAGTAAAACAAGTCCTAAAGTTAAACACTTTCCAAGGATCAGAGAAATCACATCTCTGCACTgttaaacagaagaagaaatcaGTGTTGATAACATTAGTTCATCTTCCTATGACATAACAACTGCTTGAGGTGCTTTgaaatttctttcatttttagtCCATATATGATTGGATTAACAAGTGGATGATACAAAACCAGCTGTAAAGTCATTATTAAATTTGCAAGTTTTGTAATTTCAGATTCCAGTCGAGctataattatattatatgtGCACAGCAAGGAGAAGTTGATCAAAACCAACAGGTGAGGTAAACAGGTCTCTGCAGCTTTTTTCCTGACTTTTCTGCAACTTCGATAGGTTATTCTGAATATTTGTGCATATGTGGAAAGTATAAAGAGCATCggaaaaaatgaaacatttagaAACATGACCAAACCCAATATAGTCAGTGCTCTTGATGTGCTACACTGAAGTTTGTAAATTGAGTTACTGCAAAAAATTGCTTTTAAAGTAAATCTACAGAGCTTTTCGTTAAAGGACATTATTGTCAGTGCCATAATCTGACAAGCAGGAACAAACCAAGCTAAAGCCAGAAAGATACAGACAGTTGTTTTTCTCATTATAGTTGTATATTGCAGAGGTTTACATATAGACACATACCTGTCATAGGCCATGGCTGACAACAGTGAAAACTCTGAACCGCCTAaagtataaaacaaaaaatactgaaCGAGACAGGCTGAATAAGATATGATCTGTTTTTCAGATAAAAAGTCAATCAGAAGCTTTGGGTAAATAgcagtgctgaaaagaacagAGTTGATTAACAAAGCTGCAATGAAAACGTACATAGGCTCATGGAGGTTTCGGTGAATCACAATAAGATACACAATAGTAGAATTACTGCagattattaaaatatatactATAAACATGATCATAAAATAAAGGAATCTGTATTTGTGAACTTCCACATGTCCACCTAAAGTtatatatgttacatttaatcCTTCATCCATTAAGATAGTCAAAAATTAACAATCACTTAAACATGCAGATAATATAACAGACATACTGAACCTACAACTACAAGTAAAGAATTCACTCTCTGAACATCCATTTAACAATCAATCTGTATTTGAATGTGTTATTCATTCACAGTTACCTGACTTCATTAAAAAATGCAGGTGGGATGTGTTCACCTCCAAACTCCACAGGCTGAGTTTGTGACATGTTTTTATCAGACTGCTTCATCCTCCATAGATCTCATTACACCATTCACCAAAGGAAACAATAACACGTGACAAACTTTGTCAAACTCTGGAGCCCATAAATCAGAAGCCATATTTCTCCTTTTTTACTGAGTAATGTACATATGTAATGTTCTCTGTGCCactataaagaaagaaaaaaaagacagtacaGCAGGAGAGTGACTATATTTCCTTCACCAAGTGGTGTCTCCCTCATATTGTGTCACATGgtgcttttttatttgtttgggcacccctggtcaaaatttattttactgtaaatagtTAAGTAGAAGATGAAGTGATCTCCAAaagacatgaatgtaaaaatgaaacatgcttttcagcattttaagcaagatcagTGTGTTATTTTGCTTTGTATAATTTTGGAGTGGAAAAAAACGAAAGGAACATCATGCAAGGGTTTGgacaccccaagacatttgagttctcagacaacttttaccagggtcttgttagggctctggcttgttcacagtcatcgttaggaaaggccaggtaatgcaaatttcaaagctttgtAAATACTCTGATTCCTGAGACCTTGTCCCAgtaatcagcagccatgggctcctctaaacagctgcctagcactaaGATagctgatgcccacaaagcaggagaagactataagaagatagcaaagtgttttcagggagctgtGTCCTCATTTTgtaatgtcattaaaaagtggaggtcaagttgaagTCTGGAATACCAAGACAGCTTTCTGAAAGAGTTGCTCGTAGGATtcttagaaaggcaaatcaaaaccacTGTTGGACTGcgaaagacctgcaggaaggttaccagactctggagtggtggtgcactgatTTACTGTGCAGCCATACCTACTataaatatgaccttcatggacttttaacactcacttattagacatgatcaaaaTATCTTTATTAACCCTTACAGACGGTTTTAAATTCCATCCATTCACCCAGTAAGGACTCATTGCGTCCTTGTGATGGTTGAAGTCATAACTTTTTAATGGCTTTATCttttaagattattatttttttgttatgttattTAACTTCTGTCCCACCATGACTATTATAattcaaacaataaaattaGTTAATTAACCCTTTACAGGCCGGTTTCTGTGATGTACCGttcatttttatacaaaaaacagcccaaaaatgaaatattctCTAGTTAGacattgattttttaaaatgattacaaCTGTCTGAGGTCAGGCAGTGTTTATGGGGAATATCAGcttttatgcatttttactttttttgtagtgttagattgaaaacaaaatatagctTTCACCCAGTTAAGGACTCATTGCGTCCTAATGATGGCTGAAGGTATAactttttaatggttttatattttaagatttttctttttttgttatgttattTAACTTCTCTCCCACCATgactgttaaattaaaaaaataaaattagttaATTAACCCTAGGCCGGTTTCTGTTATGTACCACTcattttaatacaaaaaaaaaaaaccaccccAAGAGTGAAATAATTTCACTTTACAAGAGGCTGGagggatatttttttaatacttataTTTGCCTGAGGTCAGTCAGTTTTCATGCAGAATATTAGTTCATATGCAGTTTTACTTTTTGTACAGTGTAAGACTAAAGTAAAAGACTCATTGAGTCCCCTATTCAATTCCATGTAATTTTTTTGAGAACAATGGGTGAACCCTTGGCTGAAACAGTTACTGAAAAAGTTAGTTTTCAACGCTCTCACTGCAGGGCTGGCAGTACAGTACCCTGACGCGATGCTCCTTACAGGCGGTACGTTTGCATTTGAAGCAGACAGTGTGCACTTTTCCTCTCTTTGTGCCCGTGCACAGAACACACAAGCGCTGACCAGGCTGCCTCCTCTTCAGCTCGCTGGGTCGGCCGTTGGCTGGTGGCAGGTTGCTGCCGTTCCTCTGGCTGGCTGTGTTGGAGGCTACTATAATAtggggtcagatcagtctcataatgaatgaactcacgCAGGGTTTTTCACGAATGCATATGTTATAAATTCACAGATCATGCAAAtcgctgaatgtgcatttacaaaccgcttctcatttgtgaacctctccacatttgtgagagaaatctgtgtggtgaattttgagactcccctgaGGTCGCAGGTCAACGAACGTCACCattggctgataaatctgtcaatcaaatttatgattctgaCTGACAGATTCATCAGTCAATCAGGTGTGTTCGCTTTCAGCCAATCGTATGGCTccttacattttctccacaccATACGATTGGCTGAAAGTGAACACACCTGATTGTACAACactacaaaaaaagtaaaaatgcattaaaactGATATTCCCCATAAACACTGCCTGACCTCAGACAGttgtaatcatttttaaaaatccctCTCTAACTAGagaatatttcatttttgggctgttttttgtataaaaatgaGTAGTACATCACAGAAACCGGCCTGTAAAGGGTTAATTAACtaattttattgtttgaatTATAACAGTCATTATGGGAGAGAAGCTAAATAacataacaaaacaataataatctTAAAAGATAAAGCCATTAAAAAGTTATGACTTCAACCATCACAAGGACGCAATGAGTCCTTACTGGGTGAGAGCTATAAATTTAATtacacattgaaaaaaaaaacttttatcttttttttttttttttttaatttcaacattAACAGATAAAGGCAAAACTTCCCCAAAGCATTTTGCTAAAGCATGATTGCAGCCAAAATGCTGCTCAATAGAGGAACGGGCGAGAACTCATTGAGTCCTTGCTGGGTGTAAGggttaacaggctatgtaccacagtcttttaaggtagctgtaattaagcctctcctaaaaaagcccaatCTGAATCCAGAGGTGTTatccaactatagaccaatatctaatcttccctttctttcaaagatccttgagaaagtagtcacagaccagctgtgtgattttctccatgataataatttatttgaggaatttcagtcaggatttagagtgcatcatagcactgagacagtactagttaaaattacaaatgatcttctgattgcttcagacaaaggactcgtctctgtacttgttttattagatctttgTCCagtgtttgacacaattgaccatcaaattctgctacagagactggaacacttaattggcctataAGGCTCTGCattaagctggtttaaatcttatttatccgatcattttcagtttgttcacgttcatgatgaatcatccttacgtactaaagtttgttttggagttccgcaaggttctgtgctgggaccaatcctatttactctatatatgcttcccttaggtaacatcattagaaatcactctgtaaatttccattgttatgcggatgatacacagttgtatttatctatgaagccagaagaaagtaatcagttacctaaacttcataatttttgacaTGTGATAAAAACCTTTGGAATCATGcttgctgtctgtttaatatgGCACAAGTGTAAGTGAATCACTGAGCCCTGCTGTGTCAAAAACTCCCAAATCCTTCAAACTGATAGTTTAATGTACTTTATGAAAGTGAGTTAATTAAacggctatcatttttccctttttatggTGCCCCACAAGGTGAGTTCATGTAAATTGAATCATATTTTTCTATATAATTAATAGTTATCATAATTATTTCTTATAGCCATTTTAATACTTTCAACTATGTGTTCCCAACATTAGCATTCAAAGACATGCTCTTATAATGATATAATACAGAATAACAATCAACATTAATAATCAGGGAAGACATTTAGCCTACATTTTAGTTGATGGGAGGAGGTGAGGGACCTGGATCATGAATAGGGGGACACTGGCCCAAAAATAGGTTAAAACCACTGCTCTACGTTATGTCatcctaaaaataaaaaaaaatcttacaacCAACATATTAAATCATTTGTGCTTACTGGTGTCCTAGCTCTGACAGAGCACCATTATTATTGTGGAGGTTATGTCAATCTTAAACGTAGTACATAGCCAAGATAACTGCtgggaaaaatatatttttatgcctctacaGTAAAGTTCAGACCGTGTACCAGGCGTTACAGTATACAGTGTTCATTATGAGCACTACATTGTAAAATATATAGAATAACGCCACAGTGTTTTCGACATTTGAAATCctttattgccatgttaatcaAATGGTCATGAAGTTATAAGACACATCAACAACAATTAGATgaacaaaacagtgaaaactgacaagataaaaactaatggaGTGAGGGAGCAGAGTTAAATATAATCAGGGTCTACTGTGGGATAAATGTATGATTTCAGAAATGATTTATAAAATACAGAGTCAGCTGAGTGGATGTCCTGTGGCAGATTGATCCAGAGGCTCTCACAGCTCATAGGGACTCTAACGTTCATGGATGACACAAGTAAAAACCCGTGCAGTGCATCAAGACTCAGCAATCTAATTTCaaataaaattacttttaaaCACAATATAAACAGTGTAAAGAGGCAAAAGCAGCTGTGATGTGATTCTTTCTCTTAGTTCTAGTTCTATAAACTTCATAAATAGACACAGAATATTAATAATGGATATAATAAATAGGGTTCTGCATTTGTACAGTAAATTCAAAGCAGTAAGACAGTAATGAAACATAAAGAATGAAACTACTGCAACAGAGTAACTGCAGAAAATGTCATCAGTCATCTCATTGTTGAAGCTGACagtgctcattactgtgcattATTAAGTAAAACAAGTCCTAAAGTTAA contains the following coding sequences:
- the LOC144466816 gene encoding olfactory receptor 6N2-like, producing MDEGLNVTYITLGGHVEVHKYRFLYFMIMFIVYILIICSNSTIVYLIVIHRNLHEPMYVFIAALLINSVLFSTAIYPKLLIDFLSEKQIISYSACLVQYFLFYTLGGSEFSLLSAMAYDRYVSICKPLQYTTIMRKTTVCIFLALAWFVPACQIMALTIMSFNEKLCRFTLKAIFCSNSIYKLQCSTSRALTILGLVMFLNVSFFPMLFILSTYAQIFRITYRSCRKVRKKAAETCLPHLLVLINFSLLCTYNIIIARLESEITKLANLIMTLQLVLYHPLVNPIIYGLKMKEISKHLKQLLCHRKMN